Part of the Arsenicicoccus sp. oral taxon 190 genome, GCGAGCCGGATCGTCTCGGAGCCGGGCACCTCCGCGCAGGCCACCACGTGGGCGGCCTCCAGCGCGGCGGCCGCGAGGTCGGCGAGCGAGCGCGCGGTGTCCGGCAGCGTCACGAGCGGGTCCGGGGAGGTCAGGTCCAGGGCCGCGACGGCGAGCAGCTCCTGGCGGTAGGTGGACCGCAGCGCGTCCAGGGCCGCCCCCGTGGCCAGCCCGCGGACCGCGCCGGTCAGCGACGCGCTCAGCTCCTCGGCCGTATGCCGCTGCGCGCCCGTGGCCCGGCGCCAGTGTCCCGGGTGGCTGACGAGGTGGTCCCCGAGGGCCGACGAGGCCCCGAGCACGGCGAGCAGCCGGTCGCGCTCCGGGCCGGGTGAGCCCAGCACCCCCCGCAGCGCGTCGACCTCCGTGGTGGAGCGGCCGTCGCCCGCGGCCGCCTCGAGCAGCCGCACCGCGGCCAGCAGCGCCAGGTCGGGGTCGGCGGTGGCCGAGAGCGCGCCGACCAGCCCCGCGCGCTCGTCGTCGGTCAGGCCGGCCAGCACCCGGTCCTCGAGCAGGCGCTGCGCCCGCTCGGGGTCCGAGAAGCCCTGGCGGGCCAGGGTGCCGGACGTCGACGCCGGTCGTGCCATCGTCACGCGCCCACCCTAGGTCCGGCTCGTCACAGCCGCGGCAGGAGGCGTTGCAGCTCGAAGGGCGTGACCTGGGAGCGGTACTCCGCCCACTCGGCCCGCTTGTTGCGCAGGAAGAAGTCGAAGACGTGCTCGCCGAGGGTCTCGGCGACGAGCTCGGAGCGCTCCATCACGTCGATCGCGCGGCCCAGGGAGCTCGGCAGCGCCTCGATCCCGAGGGCGGCGCGCTCGGCGTCGGTCAGGGCCCAGACGTCGTCCTCGGCCTCCTCGGGCAGCTCGTAGCCGCCCTCGATGCCCCGCAGCCCGGCGGCCAGCAGCACCGAGTAGGTGAGGTAGGGGTTGCAGGCCGTGTCGATGGTGCGGATCTCCACGCGGGTGGCCTGGCCCTTGGTGGGCTTGTACATCGGGATGCGGACCATCGCCGACCGGTTGGCGTGCCCCCAGCACACGTAGGCGGGGGCCTCGCCGCCGCCCCACAGCCGCTTGTAGGAGTTGACCCACTGGTTGGTGACCGCGGTGATCTCCGGGGCGTGGCGCAGCACCCCGGCCACGAACTGCCGCCCCACCTTGGACAGCTGGTAGCGGGCGCCGGGCTCGTAGAAGGCGTTGTTGTCGCCCTCGAAAAGCGACACGTGGGTGTGCATGCCGGAGCCGGGGTGGACCGACAGCGGCTTCGGCATGAAGGAGGCGTAGACGCCGTGCTCCAGCGCGACCTCCTTGATGACGGTGCGGAAGGTCATGATGTTGTCGGCCATGGTCATGGCGTCGGCGTAGCGCAGGTCGATCTCGTTCTGCCCCGGCGCGCCCTCGTGGTGGCTGAACTCCACCGAGATGCCCATCGACTCGAGCATCGTGATCGCGGCGCGCCGGAAGTCGTGGGCCTGCCCCTGGGGCAGGTGGTCGAAGTAGCCGCCCTCGTCGATCGGCCGGGGCGGGTTGGAGGGGCGGCGGTTGCCCGGCTGGTCCTGCTCGAAGAGGAAGAACTCGATCTCGGGGTGCACGTAGAACGTGAAGCCCATGTCGGCCGCCTTGGTGAGCTGGCGGTGCAGCACGTGCCGCGGGTCCGCCAGCGACGGCTGCCCGTCGGTGGAGCGCAGGTCGCAGAACATCCGGGCGGTGCCGGGGGACTCACCCCGCCACGGCAGCACCTGGAAGGTCGTCGGGTCCGGCTTGGCGAGCATGTCGGCCTCGTTGACGCGGGTCAGGCCCTCGATCGCGGAGCCGTCGAAGCCGATGCCCTCCGAGAACGCCGCCTCCAGCTCGGCCGGGGAGATCGCCACGGACTTCAGCGTCCCCAGCACGTCGGTGAACCACAGCCGCACGAAACGGATGTCGCGCTCCTCGATCGAGCGCAGGACGAACTCCTCCTGACGATTCATGTCCCTAGCCTGGCCCACCGATGTTTCGACCGGGTTACGCCGCGCCGCGTCGCCGGGTGGCCACCCCACCGGCCCGGGGGCCCCACCTGCGGGGTACTGTGACATCAGGCCGGTTCACCCCGGACCGGTCGACGAGGATCGGATATCGGAAGAGGTCCGTCATGACCGAGCAGAGCAGCGAGACCGCCCCCGACGTGACGGGCACCACGGTGAGCGTCAGCCGCGTGGTGTCCCACTCCATCGACAGCGTCTGGAACGTCCTGATGAAGCCGCACGGCGCCGAGGCCCTGCTGGGCGAGGGCGGCGAGCTGGGCAGCAAGGGTGAGCCCTGGCACGCGACCGACGGCAGCCACGGCGTCGCCCGCAGCTTCCATCCCATGGAGCAGATCCGGTTCTCGTGGCACCCCGACGACTCCACCGACACGCCGGCCAGCATCGTCGAGCTCGACCTGAGCAAGGACGGCGACGCGGCCACCCGCCTCGACCTCACGCACAGCAACCTGCCGAGCAGCGCCGACCGCGGTGCCCTGAAGGCCCGCTGGACCACCGCGCTGGAGCGGATCGACCAGGACGCCCTGTGACCGCTCCCGTCACCGGCTGACGCCGGTCGGGCCGTATGCCGAAGGCCCGGTGCCACCCTCTCGGTGAGGGGGCACCGGGCCTTCGGCATACGGTCTAGAGACCCAGCGCGTTGGGCGTGTCCGGCTCGTCGCCGTCCTCGCGGGCGCGACGCTCGTCCTCCTCGTCCCAGGCCTCGGTGCGCTGCCGCGCCGAGGAGAGGGCGCTGCTGGCGGCCTCGTGGGTGTCGTAGGGGCCCATGACGTCCTCGTCGCGGGCGCGGTCGTCGTCGGTCTCCACCTGACGGGTCCTGACGTTGTACCAGTAGGCCATGGCTCCTCCTCGAGCGGGTTGGGCTGCGGACTCGCGATTGGGGCGCCGGCGAGGCGGCTACCTAGACTGCACCCTATGCCGAAGCTCCCTCCCGTCGATGTCTCCGTGGCCCCTGGGACCGTGTCGCCGCGCCTGCCGGTGCCCGGCCACATCGCCCGGCCCCACTACGTGGACCGCGGCGAGGACATCCGCGAGGACGGCGACGCGCTGGTCAAGGACGCCGGGACGATCGAGCGGATGCGCGTCGCGGGCCGCATCGCCGCGCAGGCGATGGCGGTGGGCGCGGCGCTGGTGGCGCCCGGGGTGACGACCGACGAGATCGACCGGGCCGTGCACGAGTTCATCGTCGACGCGGGCGCCTACCCGTCCCCGCTCGGCTACAAGCACTTCCCCAAGTCGCTGTGCACCAGCGTCAACGAGGTCATCTGCCACGGCATCCCCGACTCCCGCGCCCTGGTCGACGGCGACATCGTCAACCTGGACGTCACCGTCTTCGTCGACGGGGTCCACGGCGACACCGACGCGACCTACCTGGTTGGGGAGGTCGACGAGGCGTCGCGGCTGCTCGTGGAGCGCACCCACGAGGCGATGATGCGCGGGATCAAGGCGGCCCGCCCCGGTCGCGAGGTCAACGTCATCGGCCGCGTCATCGAGTCCTACGCCAAGCGCTTCGGGTACGGCGTGGTCCGCGACTACACCGGCCACGGCATCGGCACGGAGTTCCACAGCGGCCTGGTCGTGCCCCACTACGACGCCGCGCCCGCCTACGACACCGTCATCGAGCCCGGCATGACCTTCACGATCGAGCCGATGCTGACGCTCGGCGGCGACGGCGAGTGGGACCTGTGGGACGACGGCTGGACCGTCGTCACCGCCGACCGCAGCCGCTCCGCGCAGTTCGAGCACACGGTGCTCGTCACCGAGACCGGCGCCGAGATCCTGACGCAGGTCTGACCGGTTCCGCCCGGCTCGGCCCGCGCGCGCGACGTAGTCTGTCGGCCATGACTGCGAAGAAGAGCCTGCCGCTCGGCATCGACGTGGGTGGCAGCGGGATCAAGGGCGCCCCCGTCGACCTGACCTCCGGGGAGTTCGCCGCGGAGCGGGTGCGGATCCCCACGCCCGACACCTCCACCCCCGAGGCCGTCGCCGACGTGATCGCGGAGATCATCGACGCCTTCGACGAGGTGGGCCCCGACGCCCCCATCGGCATCACCGTGCCCGGCGTCGTCACCCACGGCGTCGTGCGGTCCGCCGCCAACATCGACAAGGGTTGGCTCGACTGCGACGCCGACAAGCTCTTCACCGAGCGGCTCGGGCGCGACGTCCACGTCGTCAACGACGCCGACGCCGCCGGCGTCGCCGAGGTACGCTACGGCGCCGCCAAGGGCAAGGAGGGATTCGTCATCCTCACGACCCTCGGCACCGGCATCGGCGTCGCCCTGATCCACGACGGGGTGCTGATCCCCAACGCCGAGCTGGGCCACCTCGAGCTCGACGGGCACGACGCGGAGAAGCGCGCCTCCTCCGCCGCCCGCGAGGCCAAGGACCTGTCCTGGGAGGAGTGGGCCGAGCGGCTGCAGCGCTACTACTCCCACCTGGAGAACCTCCTGTGGCCCGACCTCTTCGTGGTCGGCGGCGGCGTCTCCAAGAAGGCCGGAAAGTTCCTGCCGCTGCTGGACCTGCGCACCCCGATCATCCCCGCCACGCTGCTCAACAGCGCCGGGATCGTGGGCGCCGCCGCGCTCGCAGCGGACGAGTCGGCCCGCCGCCGCTGAGCCCCCGCGACCGTCAGCGGCCGGCTGGCCGAGGATCGGTCCGCCGGCCGCGATGAGTCCGGGGAGGCTGTCCGGTCTACCTGTATGACGGGATCCCACCCCGGGGCCCGCAGAGCACAGGAGCATCGACGATGGAGACGACCACCCAGACCGGCCAGACCACCTCGACCGGCCAGACCACCCAGACCGGCCAGACCACCTCGACCGGCCCGACCTCCTCGACCGGCCAGGCCGGGGCGGGCGGCGCTCGCCTCGCCCACCAGATGATCTTCGTCAACCTACCGGTCGCCGACCTGCAGCGCAGCCGGGACTTCTTCACCGCCGTCGGCTACGAGATCGATGAGCGCATGTCCAACGAGGTCGCCGTGGGCGTGCGCCTCGGCGACAACCTCTACGCCATGCTGCTGGTGCCGGAGTTCTTCGCCCGCTTCCACGACCACGAGACGGCCCGTCCGGGCACCTCGGAGACCCTCGTGTGCCTGTCGGCCGAGGACCGGCAGCAGGTCGACGAGATCGTCGACCGGGCCGCGGCGGCCGGCGCCACCGACGTGCGGACCGGCGACGACCAGGAGTACATGTACGGCCGGTCCTACACCGACCCCGACGGCCACGTCTGGGAGATCATGTGGATGGACGTCGCGGCGGCGACCCAGGCCGGCGCCCTCGGCGAGTGAGGCGGCGACGGTGACGACGGAGGAGCCCCGGGCGGTCCCCAGCCGGCACGACTTCGAGCAGCAGGCGCTCGCCCTGCGCGCCGAGCTGCTGGCCCACTGCTACCGCCTGACGGGCTCCGCCGTCGACGCCGAGGACCAGGTGCAGGAGACCTACCTGCGGGCCTGGCGCGGTCTGCCCGACTTCGACGGGCGTGCGTCGCTGCGCACCTGGCTCTACCGGATCGCCACCAACAGCTGCCTCAACCACCTGGCCTCCGCGTCGCGGCGGGTCCTGCCGAGCGGGTTGGGCGCACCGCCCGGCGACCCGGAGGCGCCGCTCCACCGAGGCGACCACGCCTGGCTCGAGCCGTTGCCCGATGCCCTGCTGTGGTCCGGCGCAGCACCCACGCCCGAGGAGCGTCTCCTGGCGCGGGAGAACCTCGCGCTGGCCTGGACCGCGGCGCTGCAGACCCTCTCCCCCAACCAACGGGCCGTGCTGCTGCTGCGCGACGTCCTGCAGCTCAGCGCGGCCGAGACCGCCGAGACCCTCGGCACGTCCGTGGCTTCGGTCAACTCCGCGCTGCAGCGTGGCCGGGCCGCGGTCGGCACCGACCCGACCGACGGCGCCCCCGGCACGTCGGCGGGGGCGTCGGCAGGGACCTCGTCGGGGGCGTCGGCAGGGACCTCGGCAGCGACCTCGGCAGGGGCGCCGGCGGAGACGTCACGGGGGACCCGGTCCCCGGGCGACCGGGACGCCCTCGAGGAGCGTGCCGTGGCCGGCTTCGTCGACGCCTTCGAGGCGCACCACTTCGACGCCGTCGTCGCCGCGCTCGCCGAGGACTGCACCTGGCAGATGCCGCCCTTCGACCGGTGGTACTCCGGCAACCTGGCCGCGGCCCGGCTGTCCTGGACCCACTGCCCCGCCCGCGGTCCGGGCGACCTGAGGTTCCTGCGGGCGCTGGCCAACGGTCAGCCCGCGGTGCGGATGTACCTCCGCAAGGGCCGCGACCACGAGGCCTTCCAGCTGCAGGTGCTCCACGTCGACGACGACGGGCTCATCGACCAGGTCGTGGGGTGGTTCGAGCCGCACTGGTTCCGGCTCGCCGGGTTGCCGCTGGTGCTGCCTCGCTGAGGGCCCCCCCCCCCACCGCCGGGCTGCGGGGGCGCGGCGGGGGCGGCATACGGGCTGCTAGAGGGTGATCTCCCGGGCGCCCGCCCCGGCGAGGTCACGGACCTCGGTCTGCTCCGGGCTGAAGCTCGAGGCGTGCCCCAGGTAGACCTGCCGCCCGGCGGGCGCGAGCAGCCCGTCGTGGATCGGCACGGCGACCCGCGGTGCGATGCGCCGCAGGAAGGCGATGGTCTCCTTGCTGGCGCACCAGGGAGCGTTGAGCGGGAAGGCGAGGACGTCGACCGGGCCGGGGTCGGCGTCGTAGGCGTCTCCGGGGTGGAAGACGGTGGGTTCGCCCTCGGCGCTCAGCACCGCTCCGGTGTTGCGGATGCGGGGGATGAACTCGTTGATCACGGCGTGCTGCTCCCCCACGCCGCGCAGCGTCACCTCCCCGACCTGCAGCTGCGCGCCGCTCGCGAAGGTCTCGGCGCCCGGGACGTCCACGACCTCACGGGCCTCGGCCTCGACGTAGAACGCCGCGTCGGGGTTGGCCGCCCGCAGCGCGGGGAGCCGGTCGGGGTCGAGGTGGTCGGGGTGCTGGTGGGTCACCACGACGGCGTCCAGGTCGCGCAGCTCCTCCCAGTCGGCCGCGAGCGTCCCGGGATCGAGCAGGATCCGGCTGTCGGCCATCTCGACGAGCAGGCAGGCATGTCCGAGGTGGGTCAGGCGCATGGCCCCAGCCTAGGCGTCGACCCGGCCGAGGACCACGGGGCGGTGCCGGGCGAACCTCACGGCGTCGCGGCCGGACGCCTTGGCGTCGTAGAGGGCGACGTCCGCCCGCAGCAGCAGCGTCACCAGCGACTCGACCCCGTCCCACACGGCGGCTCCGGCCGAGAAGGTCTGGCCGGTCTGCGCCGCACCCCGCAGCCCCTCGAGCAGCAGCCGCACGTTGTCGGGGTGCCGGCCCTTGGCCAGCAGCAGGAACTCCTCCCCCCCGTGCCGGCTCAGGAAGACGTCCGTCGGCAGGCTGCGGCGCCACGCCGACGCCGTCGACTCGAGGAGCCGGTCCCCCGCCGGGTGCCCGTGCTGGTCGTTGTAGGCCTTGAAGTGGTCCAGGTCCAGCAGCACCGCCACGAGCGACGCCTCCTGGTCGATCGCCTCCCGCATCATGCGGCGCATCTCGGCCTCCCCGGTGCGGCGGTTGGGCAGGGAGGTGAGGTGGTCGGTGCGGGCCAGCGACTCCAGCTGGACGCGCTGCCCGTCCACGACCCCCATCATCCGCTCCAGCCGCAGCACCACCAGCGTGAAGACGACCCCCGACATCGCGAGCAGCGGACCGGCGGTGGAGATGGTCGGGTGGTCGCGCTCGCGCAGCAGCATCAGCGGCGGCATCACCGCGGCGATCGCGACCGCGGTCAGGTGCAGCCGCTCCAGGTGGGGCGTCGCCGGGCGGCCGCGGTTGCCGAACCTCACCATCGACGGGTGCAGCGCCGCCAGCGCGGCCAGCAGGCAGCTCGTGACGTAGCAGACCATCGCCGCCTGGTGCGAGCCGTCGCTGCCCTGGTCCCGCACGGCCTGCAGGGACGCCAGGTCACCCACGGTCATGGCGCCGAGGGCCAGCAGCAGCAGGGTCGGGGACGCCGCCCCGCCCGCGATCATGACGAGCCGGGCGGCCGCCATCAGCGCCAGCCCGTCGAGGAACGGCGACGACAGCGTGGTCAGCGGCACCTCGGTCCCGAGACCCGGTCGCGCCGCGAAGGACCAGATCACGCTGACGCACCCCATCGCGAAGATGGTCGCGTCCACGACGAACTGCGCGGGCCGGTCGCTGGAGGCACGCCGGGCGGCCCCGAGGATCCCGACGATCAGCACGGCGTAGCCCCCGAGCGACAGGACGTCGTGCCCGGTGGCGGGGCCGAGGACGCGCCCCTGGACCGGGGCGAGCGGCAGCAGGGACAGCCCCCACAGGACCGTGCAGCCGATGATGCACCACCACACGCCCGCCCGGGCCGGCCGGTGGCGCCGGATGCCCCACCACAGGACGAGCGGCAGGACGGCGTTGGCGCCCACCACCATGTGGGCTTGACCGCCAGGGGGCAGCCAGAGCAGGGTCACGACGACGGCGACGGCCAGCACCAGCGCGGAGCGAAAGCTCAGCAGCCCCTCACGCATCGTCCCCACCGCCCGGCAGCGCGGGGGTCAGGCCGCGGCCCGGCTCGCGGTCGCTGCGGTCGCCGTCGTTCTGCCACAGGTAGGTCCGGGCCCGGCCGTTGGCCTTGGCGGCATACAGCGCCTCGTCGGCGCGGGAGAGCATCTCCGCGGCGGTGTCGCCCCGGCGCCACACCGCGATCCCGGCCGAGAAGGTCTGGTCCCGCGGGGTGACGGCCCGCAGCCGGTCGACGAGGTCGATGACCGCCGACGTCGGGAGTCCCACCGTCACCAGGACGAACTCCTCGCCGCCGTAGCGGGCCAGGACCTCCGCCGGTCCCAGCAGGTCGGACCACCGGTGCGCGCAGCCCGACAGCAGCTCGTCGCCGGCGTGGTGCCCGTAGGTGTCGTTGAACGCCTTGAACCGGTCCAGGTCCACGATGGTCACGCTGACCGGCTCCCCGGTGCGGCCCGCCCGGGCGAGCGCCCGGGCCAGCTCGGCGTCGGCGGTGCGCCGGTTGGGCAGCCCGGTGAGGTGGTCGCTGCGGGCCAGCACCGCCAGGTCACCGGACTGCTCGTCGGCGGTGCGCATCATCCCCGCCGCGCGGGCCACGACCAGCATGAACATCAGGAGCATCGCGATCGACAGGGTCGTGCCGTCCTGCACCCCGCCGGCCTCGCCGGGCCGCACCAGCTGCCAGCCGTAGACGATGACGGGCACCAGACCCGTGGCGAAGATCCACGGCACCCGCCGCCGGCCGTGGCCGGTCGCCGCGACCTCGCGCGACCCCCGCCACAGGTGCGCGCCGGGCGGCACCATCATGGCCACCGCCGCGCTGCCGTAGGCGAGGAACCAGCAGACGTGAGCGAGCAGCGGCTCCTGCCGGTGGTGCATCAGGTTGACGAAGTCGAGCACGTCGGCCACGAGCAGGAGCACCGGGGACAGCAGCCCGACCAGCGCGGCCCAGCTGACCGGGCGCTGCCCCGACAGGTAGGCGAAGCCGAGGGCGACCAGTGCCAGGTCCAGGGTGGGGAACAGCGACGTGACGACGGCGTTGAGCGGGGACTGCGCGAGGGCGGGGGAACGCATCCCCGGCATGATGAGGCTGACCCACACGAGGGTGCCGAGGGCGACGGCGACGATGGCGCCGTCGATGACCCGGTCCAGGTTGACCAGGTCCCGGTGCCGGTGCGCGACCCGCACGAAGCCGGTCAGCAGCACCGCGTAGCCGCCCAGCATGAGCGCGTCCCCCGGGTCGGACAGCTGCCGGTTGCTCGCGAAGATCGTGTCCGTCGCGATGTCGCTGACCGTGTCCCCGATGACATAGGCGGCCCAGGCGGCGAGCACCGACATCGTGAAGTAGTTGCGTCGTTGCGGGTAGCGCACCATGGCGAGCGCGCTGGACAGCAGCAGCGTGGTGTAGGCCCCGACGTAGAGGTAGTAGCGCAGCGAGTGCGTGGGGTCCTGCCCGATCCGGCCCAGCTCGGTCACGAGGAGCACGGCGACGAGCAGGAGGTACCACCCCGCGAGCGCGGCGGCGGCTGACCAGCGTCCCACGGGTTCCACCTCGCTTCCCCGGCCGCGCACCGAGACCGTGCCGCGACCGAGTGTAACGACGGTGGTGCGGATGAGTCGGTCTGTACGCCGGGTTCTGTCCCCCTCCTCGCGGAGGATGGGCGATCATCCATCTCGGGTGGCCGTTGCCGGACACCTCTAGCGCTCTACCCGTGCACTCGGGCGGGCCGCCCTCGGACGTGCACTGTCTGAGCTTGCTTCAGGTGGGGTTTACCGAGCCGGTGCAGTCACCTGCACCGCTGGTGGTCTCTTGCACCACCGTTTCACCCTTACCACCACGGCCGGAGCCGGGTGGCGGTCTGCTTTCTGTGGCACTGTCCCGCGGGTCGCCCCGGGTGGCCGTTAGCCACCACCTTGCCCTGTGAAGCCCGGACGTTCCTCGGCACCTGACGGTGACGCGATCGCCCGACCGACTCATCCGCCGACCAGTCTAGCGGGCCGCCCGGGCCGTCCACCGCTCGTCCCGTATGCCGCTCACGCCGTCCGCTGCTCGTTGGCTCCGGGGCCCACCGCCTCGAACGTGACCCGCCGCTCGGCGACGGAGGCCTCCACCAGCCGCACCTGGACCTGCTGCCCGAGCTCCACCTCGCCGCGGCACGGCGCGAGGATCGGGTGGCCGGTGAGCTGCACCAGCGCCGGCCCCTTGTCGCCCTGCTCGACCACGCCCGCCGCGAAGACCTCGCCGACGTGCGGCTGCAGCACGGCCGCCTCGACCGCGTCGGTGCAGGCGCGCTCGACGCCCTTGGCGCGGCGGTCGCTGGCCTTCATCAGCTCGGGCAGGTCCGGGAGGGCGGCGCGGGCCCAGTCCGGGACCGGCTGCCCGGCGACCAGGGCCTCGCACACGGCCAGGCCGAAGCGGTCGACGAGCCGCCGCAGCGGCGCGGTGACGTGGGCGTAGTCCGCCGCCAGGGCCGCGTGCTGGGTCTGCTCGGGCGGCTGCCCGTCGAAGGGGGTGTAGGACGCGCCCCGGAAGAGGCTGGTGGCGGCGTGGATCACGGCGAGGTGGCGGGGGTCGCGACGGTCGAGGCCCTGCAGCATCTCGCCATACGGCTGGTCCTCGGGCCACGGCACCCCCAACGTCGCGCACTGGCGGCGGAGCCGCTGCAGGTCGCGCGGCGCCGCCGGCGGCATGGTGCGCAGGATCCCGACGCCGCCCTCGAGCATCACCGAGGCGGCCGCCATGCCGGTCATGAGGGAGATCTGGGCGTTCCAGTCCTCGACCGGCGCGAGCGGGCGCAGCTCGAGGGTGTAGCCGCCGGCGGGGTCGGGGTGCACCTCCTGCTCTGGCATCGGAAGGCTGGCGCCACCCCGGGCCCGCTCCTGCGCCATCCGGCTCAGGCCCACCTCGCGGAGCAGGAGCAGCAGCTCGTCGGCCCGGCCGTCGTCCAGGTCCCGCTGCACCCCGTCGTAGTCCAGGCGGGCCGCCGAGCGCACCATCGCCCGGTCCAGGCCCTCCAGGCGGACCTGGCCGTCGGCGTCGACCCGCAGGTCCCACACGAAGGCCGGCCGCACGACCCCGGGCAGCAGGCTCGCGGCGTCCTCGCTCAGGACCGTGGGGTGCAGCGGGGTGCGCTGGTCGGGCGCGTAGACGGTCTGGCCGCGCCGCCTCGCCTCGGCGTCGACGGCTCCGCCCGGGTCCACCCACAGCGGCACGTCGGCGATCGCGTAGCGCACCCGCACCCCCTGCCCGTCGCGCTCGAGGTGCATCGCCTGGTCCAGGTCCATCGACCCCACCGGGTCGATGGTCACGAAGGGCACGTCCGTGAGGTCGGTGCCGGTGGTGCGCTGCTCCCGGGCCACGCGCTCCGCCTCCGCCAGCGCCTCGGGCGGGAAGTCGGTCGGCACCTCCAGCTCGGCGCGGATCGCGTCGAACGTGCGGTGCAGCTCGTCGTCGCCAGGGTCGGAGGTCAGCCTGATGCGGGTCGCAGCCATGGCGCTCACTCTAGGGTCCCTAGGCTGTCCCGGTGCTGATCCTGCTGCCCCCGTCGGAGTCGAAGTCCTCCCGCCGCCGCGGTCGCCCGAGCCGTCCCGAGTCGTTGTCGTGGCCCGAGCTCGCCCCGGCACGGGCGGAGGTGGCGGCGCAGCTGGCCGCGGCGAGCGCCGCCCCGGACGCCCCGGCCCGGCTCGGCGTGTCCGAGGGCCTGCGCGCCGAGGTGGCCCGCAACCTGGTGCTCGACACGGCGCCCGCGGTACCCGTCGCCGAGCTCTACACCGGGGTGCTCTACGACGCGCTGGACCTGCCCACGCTGGGTGCGGACGGGATGCGGCGGGCGCGGAGGTTCGTCGTGGTGCAGTCGGCGCTGCACGGCGCCCTGCGCCTCGCCGACCGGGTCGCGCCCTACCGCCTGTCGATGGGGGTCTCGCTCGGCGCCCTCGGGCCCCTGGCCGCCTGGTGGCGCCCCCGGCTCGCGCCGGTCCTGTCGGCAGCCGCCGGCACCGGGCTGGTCGTGGACTGCCGCTCCAGCACGTATGCCGCCGCGTGGTCACCGTCCGGCGACGTCGCCGGTCGATGGGTGCATGTCAGGGTGCCCGGGGCGACCCACCTCGCCAAGCACACCCGCGGCCTGGTCACGCGAGCGGTCTGCGATCTGCCGACGACGCCGCGCAGCCCCGCCGCCCTGGCGCACGCCCTCGAGGGGGACGGTGGTCCCGGCACTCTCGCCGTGGCCCTGACTCCCCCGGCCCGTCCCGGGCGGCCCTGGGTCCTCGACGCGACCTACCGCGCGTAGGACGCCAGGCCCGGATGGAGGGCCTAGGACGGAGGGCCGAGGACGGAGGGCTCGGCCTCGCGGCCCGGGCGCTCAGTCGCCGAGGTGGTCGGTGCGGTTGACGAAGGAGACCACGGCGTTGCCATCGCGCCACACCTCGACCCCGGTCAGCGAGCCCGGGGCGAGGGCGAGCCTCCAGAAGCCCTCGGGCGCGATGCCGAGCAGGTCCGTCAGGATCACCAGGAAGGGTTTGCGGTGCCCGACCAGCACGGTCGTGCCGCCCGCCGCGACCAGGTCGTGCCACCCGGCGAGGACCCGCTCGCGCAGCTGCTCGTGGCTCTCCCCGCCCGGGCGGGCGTAGGTCTGGTCGGTGCGCAGCCGCACCAGCTCGTCCGGCCACCGCGCGC contains:
- the ppgK gene encoding polyphosphate--glucose phosphotransferase; this translates as MTAKKSLPLGIDVGGSGIKGAPVDLTSGEFAAERVRIPTPDTSTPEAVADVIAEIIDAFDEVGPDAPIGITVPGVVTHGVVRSAANIDKGWLDCDADKLFTERLGRDVHVVNDADAAGVAEVRYGAAKGKEGFVILTTLGTGIGVALIHDGVLIPNAELGHLELDGHDAEKRASSAAREAKDLSWEEWAERLQRYYSHLENLLWPDLFVVGGGVSKKAGKFLPLLDLRTPIIPATLLNSAGIVGAAALAADESARRR
- the map gene encoding type I methionyl aminopeptidase, yielding MPKLPPVDVSVAPGTVSPRLPVPGHIARPHYVDRGEDIREDGDALVKDAGTIERMRVAGRIAAQAMAVGAALVAPGVTTDEIDRAVHEFIVDAGAYPSPLGYKHFPKSLCTSVNEVICHGIPDSRALVDGDIVNLDVTVFVDGVHGDTDATYLVGEVDEASRLLVERTHEAMMRGIKAARPGREVNVIGRVIESYAKRFGYGVVRDYTGHGIGTEFHSGLVVPHYDAAPAYDTVIEPGMTFTIEPMLTLGGDGEWDLWDDGWTVVTADRSRSAQFEHTVLVTETGAEILTQV
- a CDS encoding GGDEF domain-containing protein is translated as MREGLLSFRSALVLAVAVVVTLLWLPPGGQAHMVVGANAVLPLVLWWGIRRHRPARAGVWWCIIGCTVLWGLSLLPLAPVQGRVLGPATGHDVLSLGGYAVLIVGILGAARRASSDRPAQFVVDATIFAMGCVSVIWSFAARPGLGTEVPLTTLSSPFLDGLALMAAARLVMIAGGAASPTLLLLALGAMTVGDLASLQAVRDQGSDGSHQAAMVCYVTSCLLAALAALHPSMVRFGNRGRPATPHLERLHLTAVAIAAVMPPLMLLRERDHPTISTAGPLLAMSGVVFTLVVLRLERMMGVVDGQRVQLESLARTDHLTSLPNRRTGEAEMRRMMREAIDQEASLVAVLLDLDHFKAYNDQHGHPAGDRLLESTASAWRRSLPTDVFLSRHGGEEFLLLAKGRHPDNVRLLLEGLRGAAQTGQTFSAGAAVWDGVESLVTLLLRADVALYDAKASGRDAVRFARHRPVVLGRVDA
- a CDS encoding SRPBCC domain-containing protein, encoding MTEQSSETAPDVTGTTVSVSRVVSHSIDSVWNVLMKPHGAEALLGEGGELGSKGEPWHATDGSHGVARSFHPMEQIRFSWHPDDSTDTPASIVELDLSKDGDAATRLDLTHSNLPSSADRGALKARWTTALERIDQDAL
- the glnA gene encoding type I glutamate--ammonia ligase translates to MNRQEEFVLRSIEERDIRFVRLWFTDVLGTLKSVAISPAELEAAFSEGIGFDGSAIEGLTRVNEADMLAKPDPTTFQVLPWRGESPGTARMFCDLRSTDGQPSLADPRHVLHRQLTKAADMGFTFYVHPEIEFFLFEQDQPGNRRPSNPPRPIDEGGYFDHLPQGQAHDFRRAAITMLESMGISVEFSHHEGAPGQNEIDLRYADAMTMADNIMTFRTVIKEVALEHGVYASFMPKPLSVHPGSGMHTHVSLFEGDNNAFYEPGARYQLSKVGRQFVAGVLRHAPEITAVTNQWVNSYKRLWGGGEAPAYVCWGHANRSAMVRIPMYKPTKGQATRVEIRTIDTACNPYLTYSVLLAAGLRGIEGGYELPEEAEDDVWALTDAERAALGIEALPSSLGRAIDVMERSELVAETLGEHVFDFFLRNKRAEWAEYRSQVTPFELQRLLPRL
- a CDS encoding MBL fold metallo-hydrolase; the encoded protein is MRLTHLGHACLLVEMADSRILLDPGTLAADWEELRDLDAVVVTHQHPDHLDPDRLPALRAANPDAAFYVEAEAREVVDVPGAETFASGAQLQVGEVTLRGVGEQHAVINEFIPRIRNTGAVLSAEGEPTVFHPGDAYDADPGPVDVLAFPLNAPWCASKETIAFLRRIAPRVAVPIHDGLLAPAGRQVYLGHASSFSPEQTEVRDLAGAGAREITL
- a CDS encoding VOC family protein, whose amino-acid sequence is METTTQTGQTTSTGQTTQTGQTTSTGPTSSTGQAGAGGARLAHQMIFVNLPVADLQRSRDFFTAVGYEIDERMSNEVAVGVRLGDNLYAMLLVPEFFARFHDHETARPGTSETLVCLSAEDRQQVDEIVDRAAAAGATDVRTGDDQEYMYGRSYTDPDGHVWEIMWMDVAAATQAGALGE
- a CDS encoding RNA polymerase subunit sigma-70, giving the protein MTTEEPRAVPSRHDFEQQALALRAELLAHCYRLTGSAVDAEDQVQETYLRAWRGLPDFDGRASLRTWLYRIATNSCLNHLASASRRVLPSGLGAPPGDPEAPLHRGDHAWLEPLPDALLWSGAAPTPEERLLARENLALAWTAALQTLSPNQRAVLLLRDVLQLSAAETAETLGTSVASVNSALQRGRAAVGTDPTDGAPGTSAGASAGTSSGASAGTSAATSAGAPAETSRGTRSPGDRDALEERAVAGFVDAFEAHHFDAVVAALAEDCTWQMPPFDRWYSGNLAAARLSWTHCPARGPGDLRFLRALANGQPAVRMYLRKGRDHEAFQLQVLHVDDDGLIDQVVGWFEPHWFRLAGLPLVLPR